From the Saccharomycodes ludwigii strain NBRC 1722 chromosome I, whole genome shotgun sequence genome, one window contains:
- the GET2 gene encoding GET complex subunit GET2 (similar to Saccharomyces cerevisiae YER083C | GET2 | Guided Entry of Tail-anchored proteins), whose protein sequence is MSELTDAEKLKILRERRAQKFKRNGAATERLNKITGETNLLSTESPLEKQQTNTTNSSTSSFHNLTSTEEMDELVHTAQKKTGPLQHSNQADNNATQYTNPDKEQKESLNAQIKLLKELVANEKDGNISSSTSDIDSEQVFQLLNGGNDLGNASPFGNIPINAGAQNNPQLVAYSKNKINKFKAWLVVIRWGLFLLPYIYFITNPKFDANSLTPSSPMLSKYIPLLFDKQNFFTVFITFEICMISIYYQFKNSLYKETKVQPLSTNKILSLLGMIPDGLLPFSNVQGKINAVLQYWDVFGIFLTDTAFVLVVVGVISYLHTAK, encoded by the coding sequence ATGAGTGAATTAACTGATGCTGAAAAGCTAAAGATTTTACGAGAAAGAAGAGCCCAAAAATTTAAGAGGAATGGTGCCGCCACTGAAagattaaataaaatcaccGGCGAAACTAATCTTTTGTCTACTGAATCCCCATTAGAGAAACAACAGACTAATACTACTAATTCTAGCACTAGTTCCTTCCATAATTTAACGTCCACCGAAGAAATGGATGAATTGGTACATACtgctcaaaaaaaaactggcCCGTTACAACATTCCAACCAGGCCGATAATAATGCTACACAGTATACCAACCCTGataaagaacaaaaagagAGTTTGAATgcacaaataaaattattgaaagaaTTGGTTGCTAATGAAAAAGATGGCAATATTTCCAGTAGTACTTCGGATATCGACAGTGAACaagtttttcaattgttGAATGGCGGTAACGATCTAGGTAACGCCAGTCCATTTGGTAACATCCCAATTAATGCTGGCGCACAAAATAACCCACAATTGGTAGCTTATTctaagaataaaataaataaattcaaaGCTTGGCTGGTCGTCATTAGATGGgggttatttttattaccatacatttattttatcaccAATCCTAAATTTGATGCCAATTCATTGACTCCTTCATCACCCATGCTTTCTAAGTACATTCCCTTACTATTCGATAAACAGAATTTTTTCactgtttttattacttttgAAATTTGTATGATTTccatttattatcaatttaaaaatagtttaTATAAGGAAACCAAAGTTCAACCTTTGTcaactaataaaatattgagTTTGCTAGGTATGATTCCCGATGGGTTGCTTCCATTTTCTAATGTACAAGGCAAAATAAATGCAGTGTTACAGTACTGGGATGTTTttggtatatttttaactgaTACTGCCTTTGTTttggttgttgttggtgtCATTAGTTATTTGCACACCGCTAAATAA